In the Sus scrofa isolate TJ Tabasco breed Duroc chromosome 7, Sscrofa11.1, whole genome shotgun sequence genome, one interval contains:
- the BTN1A1 gene encoding butyrophilin subfamily 1 member A1 has protein sequence MTVFRSSCLLSCLLIFILLQLPELDAAHFDVIGPPEPILAVVGEDAELPCRLSPNVSAERMELRWFRKKVSPAVFVRREGREQAGEQMPEYRGRVTLVEDDIAAGHVAVRIQGVKASDDGEYRCFFRQDENYEEAIVHLKVAALGSDPQIHMEVQESGEIQLECTSMGWYPEPWVQWRTPKGEEFPSMSESKSPNEEGLFTVAASVIIRDPSVKNVSCYVRNLLLGQEKEVEISIPAPFFPKLIPWMVVVAVVLVVVGLLTIGSIFFTWRLYKERSRQRRGEISTKQKLLEELKWKKATLHAVDVTLDPDTAHPHLFLYEDSKSVRLEDSRQKLPEKPERFDSWPCVLGRETFTSGRHYWEVEVGDRTDWAIGVCRENVMKKGFDPMTPENGFWAVELYGNGYWALTPLRTPLPLAGPPRRVGIFLDYESGDISFYNMTDGSHIYSFPSASFSGPLRPFFCLWSCGKKPLTICPITDGLEGVTVVADAKDLSKEIPLSPMGGESASGDTDTLHSKLIPTQPSQGVP, from the exons ATGACAGTCTTCAGAAGCTCCTGCCTCCTTTCGTGTTTGCTCATCTTCATTCTCCTCCAGCTGCCCGAGCTGGATGCAG CTCACTTTGACGTGATCGGACCCCCGGAGCCCATCCTAGCGGTGGTGGGTGAAGATGCCGAGCTGCCCTGTCGCCTGTCCCCCAACGTGAGCGCCGAGCGCATGGAGCTGCGGTGGTTCCGGAAGAAGGTCTCTCCCGCGGTGTTCGTGCGCCGAGAAGGGCGAGAGCAGGCGGGAGAGCAGATGCCAGAGTACCGGGGGAGAGTGACGCTGGTGGAAGACGACATCGCCGCGGGGCACGTCGCTGTGAGGATCCAGGGGGTCAAGGCTTCTGATGATGGGGAGTACCGCTGCTTTTTCAGGCAGGACGAAAACTATGAAGAGGCCATCGTGCATCTGAAGGTAGCTG CTCTGGGCTCAGATCCTCAAATCCATATGGAAGTTCAAGAGAGTGGTGAGATCCAGCTGGAGTGTACCTCAATGGGATGGTACCCAGAGCCCTGGGTGCAATGGAGAACTCCCAAGGGAGAGGAGTTTCCATCCATGTCAGAGTCCAAGAGTCCTAATGAGGAAGGCCTGTTCACTGTGGCAGCTTCAGTGATCATCAGAGACCCCTCTGTGAAGAATGTGTCCTGCTATGTCCGGAACCTTCTCCTCGGCCAGGAGAAGGAAGTAGAGATTTCCATCCCAG CTCCCTTCTTCCCAAAGCTGATTCCCTGGATGGTGGTTGTGGCTGTCGTCTTGGTGGTCGTAGGACTTCTCACAATTGGGTCCATATTTTTCACCTGGAGACTATACAAAGAAAGATCCAGACAGAGGAGGGGTGAAATCAGCACTAAAC AGAAACTCCTGGAAGAGCTCA AATGGAAAAAGGCTACATTGCATGCAG TTGATGTGACTTTGGATCCAGAtactgcccacccccacctcttcctGTATGAGGATTCCAAATCTGTCCGACTGGAAGATTCACGTCAGAAACTGCCTGAGAAACCTGAgagatttgactcctggccttgtgTGTTGGGTCGTGAGACCTTCACCTCGGGGAGACATTactgggaggtggaggtgggagacAGGACTGATTGGGCAATCGGGGTGTGTAGGGAGAACGTGATGAAGAAAGGATTTGACCCCATGACTCCTGAGAATGGGTTCTGGGCTGTGGAGTTGTATGGAAATGGGTACTGGGCTCTCACCCCCCTCCGGACCCCTCTCCCATTGGCTGGACCCCCACGTCGGGTGGGGATCTTCCTGGACTATGAATCAGGTGACATCTCCTTCTACAACATGACTGATGGATCCCATATCTACAGTTTCCCCAGTGCTTCTTTCTCTGGCCCCCTCCGGCCCTTCTTCTGCCTGTGGTCCTGTGGTAAAAAGCCCCTGACCATCTGTCCGATCACCGATGGGCTTGAGGGAGTCACAGTAGTTGCTGATGCCAAGGACCTTTCTAAGGAGATCCCACTGTCCCCCATGGGGGGAGAATCTGCCTCTGGGGATACAGACACCCTCCATTCTAAACTAATCCCTACCCAGCCCAGCCAAGGGGTGCCTTGA
- the HMGN4 gene encoding high mobility group nucleosome-binding domain-containing protein 4, giving the protein MPKRKAKGDAKGDKAKAKDEPQRRSARLSAKPAPPKPEPRPKKALAKKAEKLAKGRKGKAEGGKDGNNPAKNRDASTDQSQKAESAGDAK; this is encoded by the coding sequence ATGCCTAAGAGAAAGGCCAAAGGAGATGCTAAAGGTGACAAAGCGAAGGCGAAAGATGAGCCACAGAGAAGATCGGCACGGTTGTCTGCTAAACCTGCCCCTCCAAAACCAGAGCCCAGGCCGAAAAAAGCCCTTGCAAAGAAGGCAGAGAAGCTAGcgaaagggagaaaggggaaagCCGAAGGTGGCAAGGATGGGAACAACCCAGCCAAAAACCGAGATGCCTCCACAGACCAGTCACAGAAAGCAGAAAGCGCTGGGGATGCCAAGTGA